A portion of the Fusobacterium perfoetens ATCC 29250 genome contains these proteins:
- a CDS encoding carbon-nitrogen hydrolase family protein, which produces MRKINITIAQVKSIHGEPEKNLEKAVEIIEEASKNGSNLVIFPELFYTGYFNRRKTFYELSEEKNGNLFNKLKEISIKNNIYIIMGYSEKEKDTYYNSLMFVDNKGNLLCNYRKIYCWEEENRTFTKGDKLFACDTEFGKIGLLNCYDIEFPELFRILHFKGAELIICPSVWSEWLKNRWHSSLTAGAINNLYYVVGVNTVGLNPLGQHICGSSEVISPFGNVVAKASEVEEEILNVTIDLDEVTKTREEYPIWKDYRMDMFNFELLKKY; this is translated from the coding sequence ATGAGGAAGATAAATATAACAATAGCACAAGTAAAATCTATACATGGAGAGCCTGAAAAAAATTTGGAGAAAGCAGTTGAGATTATAGAAGAAGCTTCTAAAAATGGAAGTAATTTAGTTATTTTTCCAGAACTATTTTATACAGGATATTTTAATAGAAGAAAAACTTTTTATGAGTTATCCGAAGAAAAAAATGGAAATCTTTTCAATAAATTAAAAGAAATTTCTATAAAAAATAATATTTATATTATAATGGGTTATTCTGAAAAAGAGAAGGATACTTATTATAATAGCTTGATGTTTGTTGATAACAAAGGAAATCTATTATGTAATTATAGAAAAATTTATTGTTGGGAAGAAGAAAATAGAACATTTACTAAAGGAGATAAATTATTTGCTTGTGATACAGAGTTTGGAAAGATTGGGTTATTAAATTGTTATGATATAGAATTTCCAGAACTTTTTAGAATATTACATTTTAAAGGAGCAGAATTAATAATTTGCCCTTCTGTTTGGAGTGAATGGTTAAAAAATAGATGGCATTCTAGTCTAACAGCTGGAGCTATTAATAATCTTTATTATGTTGTTGGAGTTAATACTGTAGGATTAAATCCACTTGGACAACATATATGTGGAAGTAGTGAAGTAATATCTCCTTTTGGGAATGTTGTGGCTAAAGCTTCAGAGGTAGAAGAAGAAATTTTAAATGTTACAATTGATTTAGATGAAGTAACAAAAACTAGAGAAGAATATCCTATTTGGAAAGATTATAGAATGGATATGTTTAATTTTGAGTTACTAAAAAAATATTAA
- a CDS encoding M20 family metallopeptidase has translation MDIEKFLDDLEKLVNIDCGSNVPEGLREVTDFFKERLKENWIIKEYPENNGKNPVLLLKNNNSEKIDLLFLGHNDTVFPKGTTKDWKYRLEKDIVTGPGCCDMKAGVLSMVEIAEEFRKENINIAMIMNTDEEIGSKFSKSIIEEVGKNTKYAMVFEPARKNGNNVIERKGIIKYKVEFFGKASHAGNAPQEGINSILEAVHWITEISKLHNWEIKNSINVGIIEGGVGVNIVPDYAAIEFEGRSHNLEFFNEIEDKIKELEKNPVVKGIKINIERGGFRAPLVLNEKSELLKNIFDESKKELNIQCDWEIAGGCSDGNFLGVLGVGVIDGLGPIGGEAHSKREYLEVSSIKERIELVKKVIRKMIERKMFD, from the coding sequence GTGGATATAGAAAAATTTTTAGATGATTTAGAAAAGTTAGTAAATATAGATTGTGGAAGTAATGTGCCAGAAGGATTGAGAGAAGTAACTGATTTTTTTAAAGAGAGATTAAAAGAAAATTGGATAATCAAAGAGTATCCAGAAAATAATGGAAAAAATCCAGTTTTATTATTAAAAAATAATAACTCAGAAAAAATAGATTTATTATTTTTAGGGCATAATGATACAGTTTTTCCAAAAGGAACAACAAAAGATTGGAAATATAGATTAGAAAAAGATATAGTTACTGGACCTGGATGTTGTGATATGAAAGCAGGGGTATTATCTATGGTAGAGATAGCAGAGGAGTTTAGAAAAGAAAATATAAATATAGCTATGATAATGAATACTGATGAAGAGATTGGTTCTAAATTTTCTAAATCAATTATAGAAGAGGTAGGAAAAAATACAAAATATGCAATGGTATTTGAACCAGCACGAAAAAATGGAAATAATGTTATAGAGAGAAAAGGGATTATAAAATATAAAGTAGAATTTTTTGGAAAAGCATCTCATGCAGGAAATGCCCCTCAAGAAGGAATAAATTCTATATTAGAAGCAGTACATTGGATTACAGAAATTTCTAAATTACATAATTGGGAAATAAAAAATTCTATAAATGTAGGAATTATAGAGGGAGGAGTAGGAGTTAATATAGTTCCAGACTATGCAGCTATTGAATTTGAAGGAAGGTCACATAATTTAGAATTCTTTAATGAAATTGAAGATAAAATAAAAGAATTAGAAAAAAATCCTGTAGTTAAAGGGATAAAAATAAATATAGAAAGAGGAGGATTTAGAGCTCCTTTGGTATTAAATGAAAAATCTGAATTATTAAAAAATATTTTTGATGAGAGTAAAAAAGAATTAAATATTCAATGTGATTGGGAGATAGCAGGGGGATGTTCTGATGGAAATTTCTTAGGAGTACTAGGAGTTGGTGTAATAGATGGATTAGGACCAATAGGTGGAGAAGCTCACAGTAAAAGAGAATATTTAGAAGTATCAAGTATAAAAGAAAGAATAGAATTAGTAAAAAAAGTAATAAGAAAAATGATAGAAAGAAAAATGTTTGATTAA
- a CDS encoding GntR family transcriptional regulator has translation MSEFQLKEKKTLSEKAYEKLKELIIDGTLEKGSKITETSIAKMFGISPTPIREAFRKLSAEGLIEVNSWKGVIIKGIGKKDLLEIYECREALEGMAGYLASNNITDRDITELEEIIIESDNVKEIKELIKLNTQFHDKILEIANNERLKRLLSDLMGVILYDRDISNRYTTRREEILEEHKEILKYLKMRDAEKVSMLMKEHVRHGYIFIKNKRDK, from the coding sequence ATGTCTGAATTTCAATTAAAAGAAAAAAAAACTTTAAGTGAAAAAGCTTATGAAAAATTAAAAGAATTAATAATAGATGGAACATTGGAAAAAGGAAGTAAAATAACAGAGACATCTATAGCTAAAATGTTTGGGATAAGTCCTACACCTATAAGAGAAGCTTTTAGAAAATTATCAGCAGAAGGGTTAATAGAGGTTAATTCTTGGAAAGGTGTTATTATAAAAGGAATAGGAAAGAAAGATTTACTTGAAATATATGAATGTAGAGAAGCTTTAGAGGGAATGGCTGGATATTTAGCTTCTAATAATATTACTGATAGAGATATAACTGAGTTAGAAGAAATTATAATTGAATCTGATAATGTTAAAGAAATAAAAGAACTTATTAAATTGAATACTCAATTTCATGATAAAATATTAGAAATAGCAAATAACGAAAGATTAAAAAGGCTTTTGAGTGATTTAATGGGAGTAATTTTATATGATAGAGATATTTCTAATAGATACACTACTAGAAGAGAAGAAATTTTAGAAGAACATAAAGAAATATTAAAATATTTAAAAATGAGAGATGCAGAAAAAGTATCTATGTTAATGAAAGAACATGTAAGACATGGATATATTTTTATAAAAAATAAAAGAGATAAATAG
- the gltS gene encoding sodium/glutamate symporter, with amino-acid sequence MELEFNLFLTVATAAIVLIVGDFIKKRVEILRRFCIPVPVVGGLIFTILLSIGYSTGLFNLKLNFVLSNFFALAFYSSIGFTASYKLLKKGGPQVLKFLIASIIVVILQNFLGVYLAKFLGLNPLVGLATASIPMTGGHGTSAAFAPVLEEAGLSNALTISLAAATFGLVSGSLIGGPTGKFLIEKYKLVSKAIKNENFENNNENFEENKDKIDEKRIQSAMYQLLISMALGSIISIGLKKIGLTFPDSVGAMIAAAIMRNIADYSPNFKIKENEVRIMGDLSLMLFLALSMMNLKLWQIADLAIPMIILLIAQTILMFICAIFLTFRMMGKDFEAAMMAVGHCGFGLGAVPTAMANMQSVEEKYGKAPTAFFILPLVGSLFINFFNSIIIVTFINMYK; translated from the coding sequence ATGGAGTTAGAATTTAATTTATTTTTAACAGTAGCTACTGCTGCAATTGTCTTAATTGTTGGAGATTTTATTAAAAAAAGAGTTGAAATACTTAGAAGATTTTGTATTCCAGTTCCTGTTGTAGGTGGATTAATCTTTACAATATTACTTTCAATAGGATATTCAACAGGTTTATTTAATTTAAAATTAAACTTTGTACTTAGTAACTTCTTTGCCTTAGCTTTCTATTCTAGTATTGGATTTACAGCAAGCTATAAACTATTAAAAAAGGGTGGTCCTCAAGTATTAAAATTTTTAATAGCTTCTATTATTGTAGTTATTCTTCAAAATTTTCTTGGTGTATATTTAGCTAAATTTTTAGGCTTAAATCCTTTAGTTGGATTAGCAACTGCTTCTATTCCTATGACTGGTGGACATGGAACCTCTGCAGCATTTGCTCCAGTATTAGAAGAAGCTGGTTTATCTAATGCTTTAACTATTTCTTTAGCTGCTGCTACTTTTGGTTTAGTTTCTGGAAGTTTAATAGGTGGTCCTACAGGTAAGTTTCTTATTGAAAAATATAAATTAGTATCTAAAGCCATAAAAAATGAAAATTTTGAAAATAATAATGAAAATTTTGAGGAAAATAAAGATAAAATTGATGAGAAAAGAATTCAATCAGCAATGTATCAATTATTAATTTCAATGGCTCTTGGTTCTATAATTTCTATCGGATTAAAGAAAATTGGTTTAACTTTCCCTGATTCTGTTGGTGCTATGATTGCAGCTGCAATTATGAGAAATATCGCAGATTATTCTCCTAATTTTAAAATAAAAGAAAATGAAGTTAGAATAATGGGTGATTTATCTTTAATGTTATTCTTAGCTTTATCTATGATGAATTTAAAATTATGGCAAATTGCTGATTTAGCTATTCCTATGATTATTTTATTAATAGCTCAAACTATATTAATGTTTATTTGTGCAATTTTCTTAACATTTAGAATGATGGGAAAAGATTTTGAAGCTGCTATGATGGCAGTTGGTCATTGTGGTTTTGGATTAGGTGCTGTTCCTACTGCTATGGCTAATATGCAATCTGTTGAAGAAAAATATGGAAAAGCTCCAACAGCATTTTTCATTTTACCATTAGTAGGTAGTTTATTTATTAACTTTTTCAATTCAATTATAATTGTAACTTTTATTAATATGTATAAATAG
- a CDS encoding aminopeptidase produces the protein MKKIMMAKGARSIVEVNLGVKENEQVAIITEPKQMRIAEALAAAVIAAKAEPSIHILMPRERDGQEPPKTIAAAMKESDAFISAVYTSITHTHAVKDACANGSRGIMLTQFNEDQMIKGGVHADYHKAAADCKKVAETLAGSKVITITTPLGTNLTLSGEGRRGNALTGLVGPGEFGPVPTVEANVSPVEGSANGVIVADASIPYIGIGLLKTPVRMEVKDGYIVLETITGGEEAKKLAADWISKNDKNVYNVAEVGVGLNPECVFTGSMLEDEGVFGSLHIGVGTNITLGGIIKAPCHYDLIMTKPTLIADGIVILKDGELML, from the coding sequence ATGAAAAAAATAATGATGGCTAAAGGTGCTAGATCAATTGTGGAAGTAAATTTAGGAGTAAAAGAAAATGAACAGGTAGCAATTATAACTGAACCTAAACAAATGAGAATAGCTGAAGCATTAGCAGCTGCTGTAATTGCCGCTAAAGCTGAACCTTCTATTCATATATTAATGCCTAGAGAAAGAGATGGACAAGAACCTCCAAAAACAATAGCTGCAGCAATGAAGGAATCTGATGCTTTTATTAGTGCTGTATATACTTCTATTACTCATACTCATGCTGTTAAAGACGCATGTGCTAATGGATCAAGAGGAATTATGTTAACACAATTCAATGAAGACCAAATGATTAAAGGAGGAGTACATGCTGATTATCATAAAGCAGCAGCTGATTGTAAAAAAGTTGCCGAAACTTTAGCAGGTTCAAAAGTAATAACAATTACTACTCCTTTAGGAACTAATCTTACTTTATCTGGAGAAGGTAGAAGAGGAAATGCTTTAACAGGTTTAGTTGGTCCTGGTGAATTTGGACCAGTTCCTACTGTAGAAGCTAATGTTTCTCCTGTTGAAGGAAGTGCAAATGGAGTTATTGTAGCTGATGCTAGTATTCCTTATATTGGAATAGGTTTATTAAAAACTCCTGTTAGAATGGAAGTAAAAGATGGTTATATAGTTCTAGAAACTATTACTGGAGGAGAAGAAGCTAAAAAATTAGCTGCTGATTGGATTAGTAAAAATGATAAAAATGTTTATAATGTAGCTGAAGTAGGAGTAGGTTTAAATCCTGAATGTGTATTTACTGGAAGTATGTTAGAAGATGAGGGTGTATTTGGTTCTCTTCATATAGGAGTTGGAACTAATATTACTCTTGGTGGAATTATTAAAGCCCCTTGTCATTATGATTTAATTATGACTAAACCTACATTAATAGCTGATGGAATAGTTATTTTAAAAGATGGCGAATTAATGTTATAA
- a CDS encoding sulfite exporter TauE/SafE family protein — protein MFKLFFSNINIETFIFLSIFCFIASFIDAIVGGGGLISIPAYLASGLPIHIALGTNKLSSCISTTASSFKFIFSGKVNKELIYKLFLFSFIGSFIGVKTVILINPKYLSPLIIILLTLIFLYSLINKNLGEENKFKELNKKNILISRVIFFIIGFYDGFLGPGSGSFMIFALIKIFKLDFTSACANAKLLGLSSNVASMLSFIILKKVNFFYSIPIGIIMIFGAILGTKFALIKGNLFIKPLFLIITFIILIKMLLETIFYIDIIEIIKNLISIIIF, from the coding sequence ATGTTTAAATTATTTTTTTCTAATATTAACATAGAAACATTTATTTTTTTAAGTATTTTTTGTTTTATTGCATCTTTTATAGATGCTATTGTTGGTGGAGGAGGATTAATTAGTATTCCTGCTTACTTAGCTTCAGGATTACCTATCCACATTGCTTTAGGAACTAATAAGCTTTCATCATGTATTAGTACTACTGCAAGTAGTTTTAAATTTATATTTTCAGGAAAAGTTAACAAAGAACTTATTTATAAACTATTTCTCTTTTCTTTTATTGGTTCATTTATCGGAGTTAAAACTGTAATTTTAATAAATCCTAAATATCTATCTCCTTTAATTATCATTTTATTAACATTAATTTTCCTTTATTCTTTAATAAATAAAAATCTAGGTGAAGAAAATAAATTTAAAGAACTTAATAAAAAAAATATTTTAATTAGTAGGGTTATATTTTTTATTATAGGATTTTATGATGGATTTTTAGGACCTGGATCTGGTTCTTTTATGATCTTTGCTCTTATTAAAATATTCAAATTAGATTTTACAAGTGCTTGTGCTAATGCAAAACTTTTAGGTTTGTCTAGTAATGTCGCTAGTATGCTTTCTTTCATTATTTTAAAAAAAGTTAATTTTTTTTACTCAATTCCAATTGGAATTATTATGATATTTGGAGCTATATTAGGAACTAAATTTGCTCTTATAAAAGGAAATCTTTTTATTAAACCACTTTTTTTAATAATAACTTTTATTATTTTAATAAAAATGTTATTAGAAACTATATTTTATATAGATATAATTGAAATTATAAAAAATCTAATTTCAATTATAATTTTTTAA
- a CDS encoding sugar ABC transporter substrate-binding protein: protein MKKVLLCILGLLMSIITFAQEKVIGVSLPGPVGYFIAVREGMDKQAIEEGVKLEYADANWDPIKQLSQIEDFVAKKVDLIAVAAADSEAIKGAIAIAQDAGIPVIAFTNSIGTDEDGRYPGIVTYVGQNEVKTGALTGKIAKNLLKKNDAKVVLIEGVPGTPPQRNRKKGLVEELKDTNYKIVFNQTSRWEKERAMKIVEDLIQKNQEMDIIITQDDNSAIGAGMALQEAGLKDKIFVIGLGGSKEGLAAIKAGLIDGTTYMSAVEEGAVTIKMASKALKGEKVEEVTPMIQVEVNKDNVNNFKGEW from the coding sequence ATGAAAAAGGTTTTATTATGTATTTTAGGACTATTAATGAGTATTATAACTTTTGCTCAAGAAAAAGTTATAGGAGTTTCTTTACCTGGACCAGTTGGATATTTTATTGCTGTAAGAGAAGGAATGGATAAACAAGCAATAGAAGAAGGAGTAAAATTAGAATATGCTGATGCTAACTGGGATCCTATTAAGCAATTATCTCAAATAGAAGATTTTGTAGCAAAAAAAGTAGATTTAATAGCTGTTGCAGCAGCAGATTCAGAAGCAATTAAAGGAGCTATTGCTATAGCTCAAGATGCAGGAATACCTGTAATTGCTTTTACAAATTCTATAGGAACAGATGAAGATGGAAGATATCCTGGAATTGTAACTTATGTAGGACAAAATGAAGTAAAAACAGGAGCTTTAACAGGAAAAATTGCTAAAAATTTATTAAAGAAAAATGATGCTAAAGTTGTATTAATAGAAGGAGTTCCAGGAACACCTCCACAAAGAAATAGAAAAAAAGGATTAGTTGAAGAATTAAAAGATACTAACTATAAAATAGTTTTCAACCAAACAAGTAGATGGGAAAAAGAAAGAGCTATGAAAATAGTTGAGGACTTAATTCAAAAAAATCAAGAAATGGATATAATTATAACTCAAGATGACAATTCAGCTATTGGTGCAGGAATGGCATTACAAGAAGCAGGATTAAAAGATAAGATATTTGTAATAGGTCTTGGAGGAAGTAAAGAAGGATTGGCTGCTATTAAAGCAGGATTAATAGATGGAACTACTTATATGTCTGCAGTAGAAGAGGGAGCAGTTACTATAAAAATGGCTTCTAAAGCTTTAAAAGGAGAAAAAGTTGAAGAAGTAACTCCAATGATTCAAGTTGAAGTTAATAAAGATAACGTAAATAATTTTAAAGGTGAATGGTAA
- a CDS encoding ABC transporter permease codes for MLEQLKTSFKKENILKNYGIILGFFILCTIISFITPNFLTRNNIINLLRQSSIIGVIATGMTFVIISGNFDISVGKIAAIGGTIIMSLLSAGHSFIVSFGAALLAGALIGLINGFAVAIVKIPSLIATMGMVVILQGLIFVYTGGYPISFFNPVLTVIGRGSVLGVPVAVIIFFIGVIIANVILKKTIMGRRIYSVGGNEESSKLSGINTVKYKIMVFVINGITAIIGGLILVSRLSTATPTAGEGYDMDAIASVVIGGTSVNGGEGSVLRTIIGVLLMSVISNSFNLIGVNIYFQYIFKGIIILIAVGFGSFKKK; via the coding sequence ATGCTAGAACAATTAAAAACATCATTTAAAAAAGAAAATATTTTAAAAAATTATGGAATAATTTTAGGATTTTTTATTTTGTGTACTATAATTAGTTTTATTACGCCAAATTTTCTTACTAGAAATAATATTATAAATCTTTTAAGACAATCTTCAATTATTGGAGTAATTGCTACTGGGATGACATTTGTAATTATTTCTGGAAATTTTGATATATCTGTAGGAAAGATAGCGGCAATAGGTGGAACTATTATAATGAGTCTTTTATCAGCTGGACATAGTTTTATAGTATCATTTGGAGCTGCCTTATTAGCAGGAGCATTAATAGGATTAATAAATGGTTTTGCTGTTGCGATTGTTAAAATACCATCACTTATAGCTACAATGGGAATGGTAGTCATTCTTCAAGGATTGATATTTGTTTATACAGGTGGTTATCCGATATCATTTTTTAATCCAGTTCTTACAGTTATAGGAAGAGGAAGTGTATTAGGAGTACCTGTTGCAGTAATTATATTTTTTATAGGAGTTATTATAGCTAATGTTATTTTGAAAAAAACTATTATGGGAAGAAGAATTTATTCTGTTGGTGGAAATGAAGAATCAAGTAAACTATCAGGAATAAATACAGTAAAATATAAAATAATGGTATTTGTTATAAATGGAATAACAGCTATTATAGGAGGATTAATATTAGTATCTAGACTTAGTACAGCTACTCCAACAGCAGGAGAAGGATATGATATGGATGCTATAGCTTCTGTTGTAATAGGAGGAACAAGTGTTAATGGTGGAGAAGGAAGTGTTTTAAGAACTATTATAGGTGTTCTTCTTATGAGTGTAATAAGTAATAGTTTTAACCTTATAGGGGTTAATATTTATTTCCAATATATATTTAAAGGAATTATAATTCTTATAGCGGTTGGTTTTGGAAGTTTTAAAAAGAAATAA